Proteins from a genomic interval of Methanofollis formosanus:
- the tsaA gene encoding tRNA (N6-threonylcarbamoyladenosine(37)-N6)-methyltransferase TrmO — translation MELVAIGTIRSPYKKPDDAPRQGRLNDVESEIEVYPEYAEGLADLEGCDRLVVLYWLDRADRSLLRATPPGQSRSRGVFSTRSPHRPNPIALSVVDLLEVRGRTLRVQGLEALDGSPLLDLKPDLPLIEIPKKSDR, via the coding sequence ATGGAACTGGTAGCGATCGGGACGATCAGGTCCCCGTACAAAAAACCCGACGACGCCCCGCGTCAGGGGCGGCTGAATGATGTGGAATCCGAGATCGAGGTCTACCCCGAGTATGCGGAAGGCCTGGCCGACCTCGAGGGGTGCGACCGTCTGGTCGTTCTCTACTGGCTGGACCGTGCCGACCGGTCTCTGCTCAGGGCGACCCCGCCAGGCCAGAGCCGTTCGAGAGGCGTCTTCTCGACCCGGTCCCCGCACCGCCCCAACCCCATCGCCCTCTCGGTCGTCGACCTCCTTGAGGTCAGGGGGCGGACCCTGCGGGTGCAGGGCCTTGAAGCCCTTGACGGCAGCCCGCTCCTCGACCTCAAGCCCGATCTGCCGCTGATCGAGATCCCGAAAAAATCCGACAGGTGA
- the cas4 gene encoding CRISPR-associated protein Cas4 has product MNGKEQNVPVVSASEIAEYSYCALSWQFQRSRKAPDPPVTPSIERGRRVHAEVGRTLSQVEQERRAFWLLVIAGYALLALALIVLLGGIPVIGAFGNYMEVLALLAGATVFFVLALWKYRQTRTVREEFGIPEGELLYSDLDTSPEVLFSGVHRISGRPDYVLRDEMTGAYIPVEVKSGRARKPYWNHILQLAAYCLLVEEHYGTSVPYGTLVYGNAGQHRIEFTPELRVQVLATVDEIRTCLRDGTARRNHNAAVRCRSCAYRAECGYALRDE; this is encoded by the coding sequence ATGAACGGGAAGGAGCAGAACGTCCCGGTGGTCTCGGCCTCTGAGATCGCCGAATATTCGTACTGTGCACTCTCGTGGCAGTTTCAGCGGAGCAGAAAGGCCCCTGACCCGCCGGTCACGCCGTCGATCGAACGCGGCCGTCGGGTGCATGCCGAGGTGGGCAGGACTCTCTCTCAGGTCGAACAGGAACGGCGGGCCTTCTGGCTCCTGGTCATCGCCGGGTATGCTCTCCTCGCCCTCGCCCTCATCGTCCTGCTGGGAGGGATCCCCGTGATCGGGGCGTTCGGGAACTATATGGAAGTCCTCGCTCTCCTGGCCGGTGCCACGGTCTTTTTTGTCCTTGCCCTCTGGAAATACCGTCAGACCAGGACCGTGCGAGAGGAGTTCGGGATCCCGGAAGGCGAGTTGCTCTACTCGGACCTCGACACCTCTCCTGAGGTGCTCTTCTCTGGGGTTCACCGGATCTCGGGCAGGCCCGACTATGTGCTGAGAGACGAGATGACCGGCGCCTATATCCCGGTCGAGGTGAAGAGCGGCCGGGCGAGAAAACCGTACTGGAACCATATCCTCCAGCTCGCCGCATACTGTCTCCTCGTCGAGGAGCACTACGGCACCTCGGTCCCGTACGGGACGCTGGTCTACGGCAACGCGGGCCAGCACCGGATCGAGTTCACTCCCGAGCTCAGGGTGCAGGTCCTTGCCACGGTGGACGAGATACGGACCTGCCTGAGGGACGGAACCGCGAGACGGAACCACAACGCGGCGGTGCGGTGCCGCTCCTGCGCTTACCGCGCGGAGTGCGGATATGCCCTCCGGGATGAGTGA
- a CDS encoding ribonuclease HI family protein, with amino-acid sequence MTATDRGGLAIYTDGASRGNPGPAAYAYLFVRDGEVVHEASGLAGVTTNNTAEYMAVINALREARSWTDGPVDLYSDSELVVRQLRGEYRVNKEHLRALREEVFALAGAFSAVTFSSVRRSDRYVSRADALCNLELDRRERG; translated from the coding sequence ATGACCGCAACAGATAGAGGGGGATTGGCCATCTATACCGACGGGGCATCGCGGGGCAACCCAGGGCCCGCCGCCTATGCCTATCTCTTCGTCAGGGACGGTGAGGTCGTCCACGAGGCTTCAGGGCTTGCCGGTGTCACCACCAACAACACCGCCGAATATATGGCCGTGATCAATGCCCTCAGGGAAGCGAGGTCATGGACCGACGGGCCGGTCGACCTCTACTCGGACAGCGAACTGGTGGTCCGCCAGTTGCGCGGGGAGTACCGGGTGAACAAAGAACACCTCCGCGCCCTCAGGGAAGAGGTCTTCGCCCTTGCCGGAGCGTTCAGCGCCGTCACTTTCTCCTCGGTCCGGCGCTCCGACCGGTATGTCAGCCGGGCCGACGCCCTCTGCAACCTCGAACTCGACCGAAGGGAAAGAGGATGA
- a CDS encoding DUF2721 domain-containing protein, with amino-acid sequence MTSADIIQTMLAPGLMISACGLLLLGMSNKYSVVLNRIRVLDEEKRVSLHDDPGRQGGEDPRFACVLAQLSELQIRARFERDAIVCYSGAVAFFVLTSLFIGFSVLGGIEVLGLLTIASFLVGMLLVLAGVLLAGWEAVKGYRIICLDMQDN; translated from the coding sequence GTGACATCTGCCGACATCATCCAGACCATGCTCGCCCCCGGCCTTATGATCTCCGCCTGCGGCCTCCTTCTTCTCGGCATGAGCAACAAGTACTCGGTGGTGCTCAACCGGATCCGCGTGCTTGACGAGGAGAAACGGGTCAGTCTCCACGACGACCCGGGCCGACAGGGAGGGGAAGACCCGCGCTTTGCGTGCGTGCTCGCACAACTCTCCGAGCTCCAGATCCGTGCCCGCTTCGAGAGAGACGCCATTGTCTGCTACTCGGGAGCGGTGGCGTTCTTCGTCCTCACCTCCCTCTTCATCGGCTTCTCGGTGCTGGGAGGCATCGAGGTTCTCGGCCTCCTCACCATCGCCTCCTTCCTGGTGGGGATGCTGCTCGTCCTTGCCGGTGTTCTCCTCGCCGGGTGGGAGGCCGTCAAGGGCTACCGGATCATCTGTCTCGATATGCAGGACAATTGA